Genomic window (Ananas comosus cultivar F153 linkage group 1, ASM154086v1, whole genome shotgun sequence):
AGCCAGGCCATTATTCTTCAGGATCTCGGCGACAGTGACGACAGTGCCAATTGCTGAAATTAAGAGAGATGATCAAATAATCAGCATTAGTAGTGACGAGAtagtctctccctctctctcctcaatTCGTTTCCTTTATTCTCAATTCAGATTGATAACCAAGCAAGCCAATAATACCACCATGAGGAAAACAAAGCTCAAACATAATATCAgtataaaagaacaaaagatcAAAACTAGAAACAATGTTCCTCATTCATCGGAACTAGAAATAATGATCCTCGATCATCGGATATAACATATCAGGTTATAGTGAGAAACAGTAGCACAATTAACCAactgaaaatttagaattgcCCCAGATTCAAGGACCAGAAATCCAACCACCTGCACTATTGTAATGAAAACAGATCTCACGAACAGAAGCTAAAGAGCATAAAGCAGAAGCGAAACAGATCATTCAAATGCAACAGCAAGTAAGCAATATTCAAATGTTATATGGATACATTACTAAGAATTTATATcatgtttcttttctttgattCATTCTCATGATATACTAGAACgtaatagataaaaaataaggATTGCACAGGTTTACCCATGCCTAGTGCAGAAAGCTCAACCTCATTGTTGTGCTGCATGTACCTCTGCAAATCAATCcatgaagggaaaaaaagaaaaaaaaaaaaagaagaaaaaaaagaagaggaatcAGTGAAATGGAATCAGAGCTTTCATCTACagaatataataatagaaatatAACATGCCgctgggaaaaaaaaacaaaaatttacaaaGTACATTCTAAAGAGATCAAGGAATTAGGGATGATGTACTTGCATATAGCCAAGCCTTCAAGATATCTCATATATCTCAACAATTACTACACAACCATTCCTACGGAGGGAATTAACTTAAGTGGAAGAGCAGTTATTATAGTCAAGCACTTCTATATCATCGCATTTTCTCGTAAATAGCTAAAGAGCGAAAGCTATCACGAGTTTGGGGTATAAATCTCCTGTATCTTCAGAAACAACAGGAAATGGATACCTAGGCTAGATCATCTTATATCAAGCCTTACAGTAATCAACTCACATATAAATAGATGAAGTAAAACAAGATAAGTAAATGCATCACGAAATTGGGAAAATATAGTTGCATTGTCAATGCTTCAAGAAATTTCACGTCCCAACCATCAGGAAAAATGTAAGGACTACGCAAACGAACATACAGGAAACGATCAGATCGCAAACAATTATGATCGGACTAGGGTTTCTTCTACATAATTCTGAAGAAAAGAGATCATATGCATATCACCATTAATATTTCTCACAGACTACAAAGGAAAGGACAGCTATGAGGGGATAGATCGATGCACCATTTCTACAAAAACACAGAGAAATCGATCCCTCGGTACGATACCATTTACTAAGCCTTAAAAAACAACTTTAGCTCATTAGTCCATAAGTAAAACGTTAATGCGAAGATATTAACCAAAAAAACGATCGCTAAACAGCATCAGATCATGTTAAATGATCCGGACCATCGGAATTACGTCGTTAAGACAAAGAAAGAAGCTCGAGTGAGATCAAACCAAATCGCAAgccaaatcaaaacaaaagatTGCGAAAACATCAGATATCGTCGAGATCATTCGTCCCGATCCTCCAAATGCATGAATCGACGATGAAGCAAGCGATAGAAGCACGAGATCGATCAAATCTAAGCATCGAAAGCACGAATTTCTCAAGCGATAATGCAATCGAGAGAacaaaacagagagagagagatcgataCCTTGGCGAGATTGACGTAGAAGTATAGCGGCTTCTTGTTGGTGGAGACCTGGATCCGGTTCTtcttcgccggcgccgtcgcctccgccacctcctccgccgcctcctccgttGCCTCGCGCTCCTTCTCCGCCTCTACCACCGTCGCCGCCTCCATCCTCTCCTCTCtcgcttctctctcttctcgctcgctctctctctctctctctctctctctcgcgattGGGCGGAGGAAGGCGCTTCTCTTCTCGTGTCCGCTCGAATGGAAACAATCGCAAGAAGTGCCCCCCCGAGCGCATTTATATAGGGCCCACCCGTTCCTTTGGATGATTATCCAATGGGAAGTGGCAACGTGGAGGTCGGGCCCACTAGGCGGTTATGTTCCGTGGGCGGTTATTTCGCCCCTCCCGTTTTGGCTTATTTACGATGGCGACCCTACTGTGTTGGGTCTCTCCGGAATTGGGTCAAACAACGAGCCCAATCTCGCTCAGGCGCAACCGAAATTGTCGAGCTCTTTTTAAGCCGCAATTGATCAGGTTGAATCATATGGCCATTTCGggttcatgaaatttttttctcagttaacaattattttttacaaatttaaagaaCTTCAAAATCAAAGTTCTCCGAATTTACTGAATCTTGTCAACCTCAACTAATGAACAATAACCAAATTTAAACTTAGTTTAATATTAAGGtatatctaacgctattaaataaaatggagttgggATAAAAACATAAAAGGATATGCTTCTATATTCTCCGATAGGACCgcataaaatatatcgtaaccaactCATCGTGATATGAAAAatacaatattacgtacggaaacaaacagaatatttttctattgtaCTTTCTTTCCGCACATAACGTAATCTTGCTGCAATCCCAAACgataccatattaaaataaGCTTTTTTTAGTAACCTCTCTCTTTTATGACTCATTTTCTCTCCATCTATTTATATCTTGAATCAAATGTAGGCCATTCAAATCCTAACATATTTTGTAGTTCGCCCCTCCCTTTTGGTTGTTCAATCTCCTCTCCCAAATAAATCTTAATCTGATCTCTTTCTTTAATGCAACCAAACCTACCAAGTACCAACCTCCTCTCCTCTTCTAACTCCTTTTACACATCTCTTTCCCCTCCAAAGGGGACCCATCACATCATATATACCACTCTCCTCTTCCTGCTACTCTACACTCTCTTTCACATCTTATAGATTATTCATGCCAATGTCATCTAACATAGGAATGGCAACAGGCTTGGTGGGGATAGGGAGCCATTCCATCATCTGTATTCTGCTATCAAccaaaaggaaaacaaaatatTCTTCATCCCTATCCTGGGGAGTACATTCTCATTCCCATAAATTAATAGAGATCTCTACGGATAcgttaaatatgaaaaaaaatcattttacttatttacttgCACTTAAAGTTCGATTTAACCAAACTTAATACAATTCGTCTCTTCCACGTTTATGTggatttataaattattttcttccACTTGCCTACTTGTTAGCTGTGTAAATAATTAATGTACcagataattaaaattaagagTGATAGAGATTTGGACTAAATTTGCTAATTGGCTATAAATAAAGAccttaaaaattatatgtttgagtagagctactatactatcggaagtatagaggatatggtgttttcgactttttgacccttagatcaatccttttgatcatttcttatatttggattaataatattatcctGTGGAGACTACTCAACTCAAGAGtactactcaactctagggcggaccgcaatcatccaaccatataatttttgatccaatgaTCAAAAAGTCATAAGCATTAACTTATCTATACTTctatagcatagtagctctacactatatatatatatatatatatatatatatatatatatattgagagaaagaaaggtagcatgcgaaatttagttggaaatgtaaaataataaatcttcGAACTTCAAACCTccgataccaatcatcaagttctttgtcacttgcgctagtaACAGTCAGTCTTAATATTTGCACACAattaatacatacatacatatatatatatatatatatatatatatatatatatatatatacatcatgaGGTGCACGAGGTACACATGATAGTCCTCGCACGGTCCACGAGATCCCGCATCTGCTTGCGGACTCCTTCCACCTGAACTTTTAGTTTTCTGTGGGAAAAAAAgcggaaaacaaaaaatcaagTTTCCCctaaaatttgtaatatcaCTTTTTTTCACAAACCAACCTTATCCACCCTATTCTTTTATTACTaactatttcttctttttacACTCCCAAGCCCTACGCACGCCCCAATTTCAACCCTCCTCCTCACCCCAATTACTaactatttcttctttttacACTCCCAAGCCCTACGCACGCCCCAATTTCAACCCTCCTCCTCACCCCAATTACTaactatttcttctttttccacTCTCGAGCCTTACGCACGCCCTAATTTCAACCCTCCCCCTAACCCCAATCATTTGGGGTGATTGGGCCAAACCCTACCCCAATCATTTAGGGTGGGGAATTCTTACCACAAACCTATATTTAACCCCCAATTCTTTAATAAGGTGGCTAATTGGGGTTGGTTTGCCACCGATTGATTTGTAACTTAAACTTTGAGCGGTGCGCGCATAAGttgttattaatttaattagttatgttCGTTAGTAAAGAGAAAGTGATAATCAGTATGTATAGAATAGAATGTGTTATTTTGTACTTTTACAGTAACGAAATTATCTACAGTGTTCTTAACGTACTTTATTATAAGATGGATGTTAATTATGAAAAtcctttttgaagtttttggggAGGACACCAAAGCACGTAAGAGTGAAACGATGGGACACCAAATTTTGCATAGTTAAACGGGGGGACACCaaagcaaaaatagaaaaacaatagttaaaataataataaaaaaaatttttagtcactgtttcatttttaatttcCTATGATTTCACTGATAAGCTATTTATATCTACCAATAGACttcaaaaaacatatattaaattgctttataaTTACTTTTTCGAAGgcttttctatttttactttagtGTCCCCCCATTTAACTATGCAAAATTTGGTGTCCCATCGTTTCACTCTTACGTGCTTTGGTGTCCcccaaaaaacttcaaaagggTATGAAGATTATTATGTACTTATTACGTACGAtggaaaaagatttttttttttaatggtgagatatatatatatatatatatacacacacacgaaaatttttatattgtgaAATACTTCATTTTAACTAGATAATAAGAAAAGGTCACCTTATGAAACACTTAGAATCACAAAGACGACTCGTGACGGCTAAGGATTTTTCTCACTCCAGAGTGTCGGCCGCGCCTCAGGGATACAGAGGGACGCGGCTCACGGTGGTTAGGGAGACGGCTTACATTTTTCGCTATGTTTCATTTTTAGATATGTTTGGAGGAGTTGattatcgaaaaaaaaaacaaaataactccaaaaaaaaaaattgatttattaaatctgtttttttttaataattattaaatattataatatattcaaattaaaaaattaactaactattAACTATTATTCATGTTAATGATATGAATGAAATTAATGCGTGTTTGAGTTTATTTTATTCATATCGCTAACTCCCTAACTTTATGTTATGATAGTTAGGTGTACAAATAAATACTATCATTGTCAGTTGCtcatacaatatttaaaaaaaaaaaaaactatctagCCGTCGTACGATGAAcgaagcaaataaagtaaatctttatttgaatcgacctTTACACTTAGTTAATCTTAAGCTTGAACCTTAGActcatggtttttttttttttcttctttgctcATCATATAAACATGATTACCGAAAAAACTTAGGCTTCCTACTACTCCTCctcttttaaaaacttttttaactACCGAAGATGAACTTGTGTGTTTTACGAGGAACCTAAGTTGTTTTGTCGTTGTTACAATGAATAGTTGGATCGGTAAACGATCTAGACAACGCTTTTTTTAACAATCCAGGCCTTCACCTTCTTTCTACCTTACGTGGCCTCTgatcaaaatcaaaaaaaaggATACTAGAACTCGTTCAACAATCTAAACctcaaaaaatttcttttttcgttCCTGTACCAAATCTTTATTTATCGATTACATCGACCGTTAGTTATTAACCATTACTTTATCTTAAAACATatgctttttttattattttatcaattaaGGTATTTTCCATtcatttaacattttaaaatggTTTCAATAtggtttacaaaaaaaaaaaaaaaattatttcattgcTTATCAATCAAAGAGCACGTGTGATGTAGCGTGCACGGTGGCCCGGAAACAACCAACCCAACTCACAAGCGAAACCAGTTCTAAACTCGAGCTTGGTAAAGTTTGTCAAGTTGGTAGTTCTTCGACCTTTGTTGCAATTTCGATGGCAAACTAAGCACCAATTCTTTTTTGATCAATAAAATCCTTATACCAATTCAAGTTTCAATTCcattctaattttataaaaatacaaacCAACTTTTAATCTCAATCaggtactaattttttttatcacaaatCAATCTTATCTATCTTATTCTTCCTATCACTCATTTTATCACAAAATAAACCAACCTCATCACCACACCTTACCATAATCGACCCCAACCAATTAAGGTGAGGTTTACTCAATAAGACTTAATCGGGTAAACCCTACCTCAATTGATTGGGGTGGAGGATGTTATTACAAACCCTTATTTTGGCCCCAATTCCCCAATAGGTTGGGGAATGGGGGCTTGGTTTGTGTTCAATCTAATCTCAAAAAACAGCGCAGGACACATCGAGCTCGAGGGCGGCCGCTGGCGAGGCGGTTCGGAGGTGGCGCGGGATCGCCAAGAACTCGAGAGCCTAGGGCTAGGGCTCGTAGTAGGGACGCCGCTGCTAGGGCTGGGGAGGAGGCTCGCAGGTGGCACGGGATCGCTAAGAACCT
Coding sequences:
- the LOC109711217 gene encoding uncharacterized protein At2g34160-like — protein: MEAATVVEAEKEREATEEAAEEVAEATAPAKKNRIQVSTNKKPLYFYVNLAKRYMQHNNEVELSALGMAIGTVVTVAEILKNNGLATEKKILTSTVGTRDEAKGRLVRKAKIEILLGKSENFNSLLSTNKADRIKAVEQEIKA